The Desulfovibrio desulfuricans DSM 642 genome contains a region encoding:
- a CDS encoding FlgO family outer membrane protein, with protein MNRFFITILVLAALLFPLTAAAAGNVPNAAVSIAKQLDEQIMMRFSGDSQDMSRKDRESLARARIMIMGTTPVNINNLDEASPLARQMTEEISRWLINAGYRFQELRKGRDIRFDKLKGEFILTRDVRQLASPSGTSQAILAGTYVTTSDQVRFSIRLIHTSSNEVLAMGTATVPITDDLRPLVREARPGDGLAPSVRTRLQ; from the coding sequence ATGAACCGCTTTTTCATTACCATTCTTGTGCTTGCGGCCCTGCTCTTTCCGCTCACGGCGGCGGCAGCCGGAAACGTGCCCAATGCTGCCGTAAGCATTGCCAAGCAACTTGACGAACAGATCATGATGCGCTTTTCGGGCGACAGCCAGGACATGAGCCGCAAAGATCGGGAATCCCTTGCCCGCGCGCGCATCATGATCATGGGCACCACCCCGGTCAACATCAACAACCTGGACGAAGCCTCGCCCTTGGCGCGCCAGATGACGGAAGAAATCTCCCGCTGGCTCATCAATGCGGGTTACCGTTTTCAGGAACTGCGCAAGGGGCGTGACATCCGCTTTGACAAGCTCAAGGGCGAATTTATCCTGACGCGCGACGTGCGCCAGCTTGCCAGCCCCAGTGGCACCAGTCAGGCCATACTGGCGGGCACCTATGTGACTACCAGCGATCAGGTGCGCTTCAGCATCCGGCTTATCCACACCTCAAGCAACGAGGTGCTGGCCATGGGCACGGCCACTGTGCCCATTACGGACGACCTGCGGCCCCTCGTGCGCGAGGCCCGGCCCGGCGATGGGCTTGCGCCCTCGGTGAGGACACGGCTTCAGTAG
- a CDS encoding FlgO family outer membrane protein, which produces MPRLLMLCALLLPLFSGCAKSGPSALSPGYTDAVELKLKSRELAEQMLATMPNDAIQGFVAMPTAFVNQNNTSQSSPMGRLMAESLFYEFNQRGFPTREYRLNGAINVQGGRDDLALAANQMVSTTGQKWAALVVGTYYVDKDATFINARLVRASDGLVMRTGQLVLVNTPIVTRMAEAYAPPPVKATASTAAAKPALTSLYTPASSISSGTLVIKQGR; this is translated from the coding sequence ATGCCGCGTCTTCTTATGCTTTGCGCACTTTTGCTGCCGCTCTTTTCCGGCTGCGCCAAAAGTGGGCCTTCCGCGCTTTCGCCCGGCTATACGGACGCCGTGGAGCTGAAGCTCAAAAGCCGCGAACTGGCCGAGCAGATGCTTGCCACCATGCCCAACGACGCCATTCAGGGCTTTGTGGCCATGCCCACGGCCTTTGTGAACCAGAACAACACCTCGCAAAGCTCGCCCATGGGCAGGCTGATGGCTGAATCGCTGTTTTATGAATTCAACCAGCGGGGCTTTCCCACGCGGGAATACAGGCTGAACGGGGCCATCAACGTTCAGGGCGGGCGTGACGACCTTGCCCTTGCCGCCAACCAGATGGTTTCAACCACCGGGCAAAAGTGGGCCGCCCTTGTTGTGGGCACCTATTATGTGGATAAGGACGCAACCTTTATCAACGCCCGGCTGGTGCGCGCCAGCGATGGCCTTGTCATGCGCACGGGCCAGCTTGTGCTGGTGAATACCCCCATTGTGACGCGCATGGCCGAGGCCTATGCGCCCCCGCCGGTAAAGGCCACGGCCAGCACCGCCGCAGCCAAACCAGCTCTAACTTCGCTCTATACGCCTGCCAGCAGCATCAGCAGCGGCACGCTTGTAATCAAACAAGGCCGGTAA
- the ispG gene encoding flavodoxin-dependent (E)-4-hydroxy-3-methylbut-2-enyl-diphosphate synthase — MQKHTTRAIRLGGLSIGGGAPVMVQSMTNTDTRDAEATLAQIARLEARGCEAVRVAVPDEAAVAALPAIRAGTRLPLIADIHFDYRLAVASLEAGLEGLRINPGNIGPKEHVDRVVDAAKAHGAVIRVGVNSGSVEKRLLQQYGGPCPEALVESALTHVRMLEARGFYDTKISLKSSSVLDTIASYRKLAEACDYPLHIGVTEAGGLMRGTVKSAVGLGILLHEGIGDTLRVSLTADPVEEVTVAWEILRALGLRSRGPEIISCPTCGRTEIDLFSLARAVEDRLATSRADIKVAVMGCVVNGPGEAREADLGVAGGRDKGIIFRKGEVIRSVKGQEALLAAFMEELQQLLNEKESQ; from the coding sequence ATGCAAAAGCACACAACCCGCGCCATCCGTCTGGGCGGGCTTTCCATTGGCGGCGGTGCGCCTGTTATGGTGCAGAGCATGACCAATACCGACACCCGCGATGCAGAGGCAACGCTTGCCCAGATTGCGCGGCTTGAGGCGCGCGGCTGCGAGGCCGTGCGCGTGGCTGTGCCGGACGAGGCTGCTGTTGCGGCCCTGCCCGCCATCCGCGCGGGTACGCGCCTGCCGCTCATAGCGGACATACATTTTGATTACCGTCTTGCCGTGGCCTCGCTGGAGGCCGGGCTTGAAGGCCTGCGCATCAATCCCGGCAATATTGGCCCCAAGGAACACGTGGACCGCGTGGTGGATGCCGCCAAGGCCCACGGGGCGGTCATCCGCGTGGGGGTCAACTCCGGCTCGGTGGAAAAGCGCCTGCTCCAGCAGTACGGCGGCCCCTGCCCCGAGGCGCTGGTGGAAAGCGCTCTCACCCATGTGCGCATGCTGGAGGCGCGCGGTTTTTACGATACCAAAATTTCGCTCAAGTCCTCCTCTGTGCTTGATACCATTGCCTCCTACCGCAAGCTTGCCGAAGCTTGCGACTACCCCCTGCACATCGGCGTTACCGAGGCCGGGGGCCTCATGCGCGGCACGGTAAAATCTGCCGTGGGCCTTGGTATCCTGCTGCACGAGGGCATTGGCGACACCCTGCGCGTTTCGCTCACCGCCGACCCGGTGGAAGAAGTGACCGTGGCGTGGGAAATACTGCGCGCCCTTGGCCTGCGCTCGCGCGGGCCGGAAATCATCTCGTGCCCCACCTGCGGGCGCACGGAGATTGACCTGTTTTCGCTGGCCCGCGCGGTGGAAGACCGCTTAGCCACCTCCAGGGCCGACATCAAGGTTGCGGTCATGGGCTGCGTGGTCAACGGGCCGGGCGAGGCCCGCGAGGCCGATCTGGGCGTTGCGGGCGGGCGCGACAAGGGCATCATATTTCGCAAGGGCGAGGTCATCCGTTCGGTCAAAGGGCAGGAGGCCCTGCTGGCGGCTTTTATGGAAGAACTGCAACAACTGCTCAACGAAAAGGAATCACAGTAA
- a CDS encoding proline--tRNA ligase, which translates to MRFSNCYIPTLKESPADAEVISHKLLLRAGMVRRLTSGMYTYLPLGLKVIEKISRVVREEMAVAYFEELLMPMVQPADLWKESGRWEHYGKELLRFKDRNEREYCLGPTHEEVITDLVRGEVRSYRQLPVRLYQIQTKFRDEIRPRFGLMRGREFIMKDGYSFDATEEGAQQNYWACHAAYKRIFQRLGLKFRPVEADSGSIGGNFSHEFMVLAETGEDTIAFCHHCDYAANVERAEVAWNGKPCTETCVPAEKVATPNAHTVEEVAALLGVPASSVVKTMLFKVDGKPMAVLVRGDREVNDIKLKNLLNAQDVVMADAATVQQLTKAPVGFAGPVGLEIPVYADAELQGATDYVVGANAGDAHLVHVDLKRDATVTAWADLRAITPEDTCPRCGGRIELTRGIEVGHVFMLGRKYSDAMHAAFLDENGKEQIMIMGCYGIGVSRVAAAAIEQNNDEHGIVFPPPLAPYDCILLNLDPRNAEVNAKVEQIYAMLKDMGVDVLMDDRDERPGVKFKDADLLGIPMQLVVGGKGLAKGIVECKDRRSGEKGELPADAMAEAFSAWAAKVREGWAQQQG; encoded by the coding sequence ATGCGTTTCAGCAACTGCTATATTCCCACCCTCAAGGAATCTCCGGCGGATGCCGAGGTAATCAGCCACAAGCTTTTGCTGCGCGCCGGTATGGTGCGCAGGCTTACTTCGGGCATGTACACCTATCTGCCGCTGGGCCTGAAGGTGATTGAAAAAATAAGCCGCGTCGTGCGCGAAGAAATGGCCGTCGCCTACTTTGAAGAACTGCTCATGCCCATGGTGCAGCCCGCCGACCTGTGGAAGGAATCGGGCCGCTGGGAGCATTACGGCAAGGAACTGCTGCGCTTCAAGGATCGCAACGAGCGCGAATACTGCCTTGGCCCCACGCACGAAGAAGTCATCACCGACCTCGTGCGCGGCGAAGTGCGCTCCTACCGTCAGCTTCCCGTGCGTCTGTACCAGATTCAGACCAAGTTCCGCGATGAAATTCGCCCCCGTTTCGGCCTCATGCGCGGGCGCGAATTTATCATGAAGGACGGCTATTCCTTTGACGCCACGGAAGAAGGCGCACAGCAGAACTACTGGGCCTGCCACGCGGCCTACAAGCGTATTTTTCAGCGCCTTGGCCTCAAGTTCCGCCCTGTGGAGGCCGACTCCGGTTCCATCGGCGGCAACTTCTCGCACGAATTCATGGTGCTGGCTGAAACGGGCGAAGACACCATCGCTTTCTGCCATCACTGCGACTACGCGGCCAACGTGGAGCGCGCCGAAGTGGCCTGGAACGGCAAGCCCTGCACGGAGACCTGCGTTCCGGCAGAGAAGGTTGCCACCCCCAATGCCCACACGGTGGAAGAAGTGGCGGCCCTGCTGGGCGTGCCCGCCTCCTCCGTGGTCAAGACCATGCTCTTCAAGGTGGACGGCAAGCCCATGGCCGTGCTTGTGCGCGGCGACCGCGAAGTGAACGACATCAAGCTCAAGAACCTGCTCAACGCGCAGGATGTGGTCATGGCCGACGCCGCCACAGTGCAGCAGCTCACCAAGGCCCCTGTGGGCTTTGCCGGGCCTGTGGGGCTGGAAATTCCGGTCTACGCCGATGCCGAACTGCAAGGCGCTACAGATTATGTGGTGGGCGCCAACGCTGGCGATGCCCACCTTGTGCACGTTGACCTCAAGCGCGACGCCACGGTGACCGCCTGGGCCGACCTGCGCGCCATCACGCCAGAAGATACATGCCCCCGCTGCGGTGGCCGCATTGAGCTGACGCGCGGCATTGAAGTGGGCCACGTGTTCATGCTTGGCCGCAAATACAGCGATGCCATGCATGCCGCCTTCCTTGACGAAAACGGCAAGGAACAGATCATGATCATGGGCTGCTACGGCATCGGCGTTTCCCGCGTGGCCGCAGCCGCCATCGAGCAGAACAACGACGAGCACGGCATTGTGTTCCCGCCGCCGCTGGCTCCTTACGACTGCATCCTGCTGAACCTTGACCCGCGCAATGCAGAGGTCAACGCCAAGGTCGAGCAGATCTACGCCATGCTCAAGGATATGGGCGTGGACGTGCTCATGGACGACCGCGACGAACGCCCCGGCGTCAAGTTCAAGGATGCGGACTTGCTGGGTATTCCCATGCAGCTCGTTGTGGGTGGCAAGGGGCTGGCCAAGGGCATTGTGGAATGCAAGGATCGCCGTAGCGGCGAAAAGGGCGAACTGCCCGCCGATGCAATGGCTGAAGCCTTTTCCGCCTGGGCCGCCAAGGTTCGCGAGGGCTGGGCGCAGCAGCAGGGCTAG
- the xseA gene encoding exodeoxyribonuclease VII large subunit, with protein MQEAILSVRELTEQLRKTLEGRFPFVWVRGEVTNLTRPGSGHVYFTLKDADAQLQCVWFRHMQRQNSQGFDPLTGEVFDAPRPSPLELLRNGLDVLCAGRITLYAPRGQYQLAVELVQPAGEGLLAQAFEASKRKLAALGYFSHERKRSLPYDPQRVALITSPTGAAIHDFMELAASRGSGARIRLFPALVQGAEAAPSIVRALHEANAQGWAQAVVLVRGGGSLEDLWAFNEEAVAEAVFESRLPVLAGIGHEVDVTLADMTADLRAATPSHAAQLLWPARSELMQKVDEAEAALVRAARRRLETAGQSLAQFENALRWFSPMRHQARLAEQLDGLHRSLHRAARQWLDTTEARRDRLERALQNAFSPSRLDVLGSRVEALSASLAAAMPRMLTAQEQRYDAARQRLQAAGQEMLACTGRELEKCEFALAAANPLAPLRRGYALVHGADGGLLRTVTAAPAGSAITVRLADGSLAAVVSKVLPDVAPDVAPDVAPDAAPGSDTVALPVAKKQGRNS; from the coding sequence ATGCAGGAAGCCATACTGTCTGTCCGTGAACTCACGGAACAGCTGCGCAAAACCCTTGAGGGACGTTTCCCCTTTGTCTGGGTGCGGGGCGAGGTGACCAACCTGACCCGTCCCGGCTCGGGGCACGTCTATTTTACCCTCAAGGATGCCGATGCTCAGTTGCAGTGTGTGTGGTTCAGGCACATGCAGCGGCAGAACAGTCAGGGTTTTGATCCGCTGACGGGCGAGGTTTTTGACGCGCCGCGTCCATCGCCGCTGGAGCTTTTGCGCAACGGGCTGGATGTGCTGTGCGCAGGGCGCATCACCCTGTATGCGCCGCGCGGCCAGTATCAGCTAGCGGTTGAACTGGTGCAGCCAGCGGGCGAGGGCTTGCTTGCGCAGGCCTTTGAGGCCAGCAAGCGCAAGCTGGCGGCTCTGGGCTATTTCAGCCATGAGCGTAAGCGGTCCCTGCCGTATGATCCGCAGCGCGTGGCCCTTATCACTTCCCCAACGGGTGCGGCTATCCATGATTTTATGGAGCTTGCGGCCAGCCGGGGCAGCGGGGCGCGCATTCGTCTGTTCCCGGCTCTGGTGCAGGGGGCGGAAGCTGCTCCCTCCATTGTGCGGGCCCTGCACGAGGCCAACGCGCAGGGCTGGGCGCAGGCCGTGGTGCTGGTGCGCGGCGGCGGCTCGCTGGAAGATTTGTGGGCCTTTAATGAAGAAGCCGTGGCCGAGGCCGTGTTTGAGTCGCGCCTGCCGGTGCTGGCGGGCATCGGGCATGAGGTGGATGTTACCCTTGCCGACATGACAGCAGACCTGCGCGCGGCAACGCCTTCGCATGCGGCCCAGTTGCTCTGGCCCGCGCGGTCAGAGCTGATGCAAAAGGTTGACGAGGCGGAGGCGGCCCTTGTGCGGGCGGCGCGGCGGCGGCTGGAAACAGCGGGGCAAAGTCTTGCCCAGTTTGAAAACGCCCTGCGCTGGTTTTCGCCCATGCGGCATCAGGCCCGCCTTGCAGAGCAGCTTGACGGCTTGCACCGCTCCTTGCACCGGGCCGCGCGTCAGTGGCTCGATACCACGGAGGCCCGGCGCGACAGGCTTGAGCGTGCCCTGCAAAACGCCTTCAGCCCTTCGCGGCTGGATGTGCTGGGCAGCAGGGTAGAGGCGCTTTCTGCCAGTCTGGCTGCGGCTATGCCGCGCATGCTGACCGCGCAGGAGCAAAGGTATGATGCCGCGCGGCAGCGCTTGCAGGCGGCAGGGCAGGAAATGCTTGCCTGCACCGGGCGCGAACTGGAAAAATGCGAATTTGCTCTGGCAGCCGCCAACCCCCTGGCACCCCTCAGGCGCGGTTATGCCCTTGTGCATGGCGCGGATGGCGGCCTGCTGCGCACGGTGACGGCGGCCCCTGCGGGCAGCGCCATCACGGTGCGACTGGCGGATGGCAGCCTTGCCGCCGTGGTCAGCAAGGTGCTGCCAGACGTTGCGCCAGACGTTGCGCCAGACGTTGCGCCAGACGCTGCGCCTGGCTCTGATACAGTCGCGTTGCCGGTTGCCAAAAAACAAGGACGGAATAGCTGA
- a CDS encoding M23 family metallopeptidase, translating to MSVLTRMLMVLLAGAFLFVPTAVLAAPSPTPALALDAPESVARGDAFPALAVSDAPAKSLTFRWLGKTYEARAEQVSATTAAGAATRWQAVMLLPVPLEEKESARDLAVSTGNGKDAPAVARKIAFFDKDRPVQKLNVDKKYVDPPAAEMARIKADRELVRQALAQRLPERFWVLPFVRPVPGDVSSLYGLKRVFNGQPRGVHKGLDLRGPQGQPVLACADGQVGLTGNLYFSGNVVYINHGEGVFTAYLHLSEILVQNGDRVRKGQVIGLVGATGRVTGPHLHLSLLVQGESVDPQPFLTTGNARGNNP from the coding sequence ATGTCTGTGCTCACGCGCATGCTCATGGTTCTGTTGGCGGGGGCTTTCCTTTTTGTTCCTACAGCCGTTCTGGCTGCGCCATCCCCCACGCCAGCCCTTGCGCTTGACGCGCCCGAATCCGTTGCCAGAGGGGATGCTTTTCCCGCCCTGGCTGTGAGCGACGCGCCCGCAAAGTCCTTGACGTTCCGCTGGCTGGGCAAGACCTACGAGGCCAGGGCGGAGCAGGTGAGCGCCACTACCGCTGCGGGCGCTGCAACGCGCTGGCAGGCCGTCATGCTGCTGCCCGTGCCGCTGGAAGAAAAGGAATCCGCGCGTGATCTTGCCGTCTCCACGGGCAACGGCAAGGATGCCCCCGCCGTAGCGCGCAAGATCGCTTTTTTTGACAAAGACCGCCCGGTGCAGAAACTGAACGTGGATAAAAAATACGTCGATCCTCCGGCGGCGGAAATGGCGCGCATCAAGGCCGACAGGGAGCTTGTGCGCCAGGCCCTGGCCCAGCGTCTGCCCGAGCGCTTCTGGGTGCTGCCCTTTGTGCGGCCTGTGCCCGGCGATGTATCAAGCCTGTACGGCCTCAAACGCGTGTTCAACGGGCAGCCGCGCGGGGTGCACAAGGGCCTTGATCTGCGCGGCCCACAGGGGCAGCCTGTGCTTGCCTGCGCAGATGGTCAGGTGGGCCTTACGGGGAATTTGTACTTCTCTGGTAATGTAGTGTACATCAATCACGGCGAAGGGGTGTTCACCGCGTATTTGCACCTCTCTGAAATACTGGTGCAAAATGGCGATCGGGTGCGCAAGGGGCAGGTTATCGGGCTGGTAGGGGCCACGGGCCGCGTTACCGGGCCGCATCTGCATCTATCGCTTCTGGTTCAGGGCGAGTCGGTTGACCCGCAGCCCTTTTTGACAACCGGGAACGCCAGGGGAAACAATCCATGA
- the xseB gene encoding exodeoxyribonuclease VII small subunit: MSAKTDNTFEKKMARLQEIVAALESGDLPLEKGMALYKEGAACSRYCREQLDKARHELEIWQDGQARPLESRPVTASGLNAEEEAE, translated from the coding sequence ATGAGCGCCAAGACAGACAATACTTTTGAAAAAAAGATGGCCCGGCTTCAGGAGATCGTGGCGGCGCTTGAAAGCGGCGACCTGCCCCTGGAAAAGGGCATGGCCCTGTATAAGGAAGGAGCGGCGTGTTCGCGCTATTGCCGCGAACAGCTCGACAAAGCCCGGCATGAGCTTGAAATCTGGCAGGATGGTCAGGCTCGTCCCCTTGAGTCACGCCCTGTGACGGCAAGCGGGCTGAACGCAGAAGAGGAGGCGGAATAG
- a CDS encoding polyprenyl synthetase family protein, translating to MMSVADMKALLHARGKDVEAYLATCLDGRDMPQRLKDSMLYSLQAGGKRLRPVLCLSTAALCGLSPQRSMPFAAAIEMIHTYSLIHDDLPAMDNDDLRRGKPSNHKAFDEATAILAGDGLLTDAFMVMCRTAEAPDRVLDAVAELSLAAGSSGMVGGQEWDMIYTGAASITLEQMRAVHAMKTGALLRASCVCGAILAGAETPAREAIAAYGAALGVAFQIADDILDVVSDTETLGKPAGSDEEQGKSTYPALLGLEKSRELARAQAQAAQDALAPFDGQEADFLRALADYTVTRAA from the coding sequence ATGATGAGCGTTGCTGACATGAAGGCCCTGCTGCACGCGCGGGGCAAGGATGTGGAAGCCTATCTGGCCACCTGCCTTGACGGCCGTGATATGCCGCAGAGGCTCAAGGATTCCATGCTGTACAGCCTGCAAGCCGGGGGCAAGCGTTTGCGCCCTGTTTTGTGCCTGAGCACCGCCGCCCTGTGCGGCCTTTCGCCACAGCGCAGCATGCCCTTTGCTGCCGCTATCGAGATGATTCACACCTATTCTCTCATCCATGACGACCTCCCCGCCATGGATAACGATGATCTGCGCCGGGGCAAGCCCTCGAACCACAAGGCTTTTGACGAAGCCACGGCCATACTGGCGGGCGATGGCCTGCTGACGGACGCCTTCATGGTCATGTGCCGTACCGCAGAGGCCCCTGACCGTGTGCTGGACGCCGTGGCCGAGCTTTCGCTGGCGGCAGGGTCTTCCGGCATGGTTGGCGGGCAGGAATGGGACATGATCTACACGGGCGCGGCGTCCATCACGCTTGAGCAGATGCGTGCCGTGCACGCCATGAAAACAGGGGCGCTGCTGCGGGCATCGTGCGTGTGCGGGGCCATCCTTGCCGGGGCGGAAACTCCCGCGCGCGAGGCCATTGCCGCCTACGGCGCGGCGCTTGGCGTGGCCTTTCAGATTGCGGACGACATCCTTGATGTTGTTTCCGACACTGAAACCCTGGGCAAACCTGCGGGCAGTGACGAGGAGCAGGGCAAAAGCACCTATCCCGCCCTGCTGGGGCTTGAAAAAAGCCGTGAACTGGCGCGCGCGCAGGCTCAGGCCGCGCAGGACGCGCTGGCCCCGTTTGACGGGCAGGAAGCGGATTTTCTGCGCGCATTGGCCGACTACACGGTAACGAGGGCGGCCTAA
- the dxs gene encoding 1-deoxy-D-xylulose-5-phosphate synthase, with protein sequence MDITESPLLDAVSSPAQLNKYSDAQLAQLAGEVRSRIIETVSRNGGHLAPSLGVVELTLALLATFNVEHDKLIWDVGHQAYAYKLLTGRAKNFHTLRSFGGISGFPRMAESPYDHFGVGHSSTSISAALGMALARDLSCLKHHVLAVIGDGSLTAGEAFEGLNLAGHMGRRLIVVLNDNEMSISPNVGALSLFLSRTLSQRWVRQTRKEVLNFLRSIPRIGQKLAVYAMRGEWSFKSFFTPGMLFEAFRFNYIGPVDGHDITSLRRHLEMAAAIEDGPVLLHVRTQKGKGYGPAEKNPTLYHGIGLFTPETGQPVASTAKLPSFTTVFSNTLTELAEHNDKIIAITAAMPEGTGTDKFRARFPDRFVDVGICEQHAVTFAAGLASQGYRPALAVYSTFLQRSYDQVVHDVCLQNLPVTFCVDRAGLVGEDGATHHGAFDIAYLRHIPNIAMLAPRDENLLRHSLHTALCHPGPCALRYPRGSAFGVAPDGAPRLLTPGRGEVLQQGEGLAVIAVGNRAHPALEAAAMVERQTGVKPFVFDPVWIKPLPEEQLAEIAQTFDRILMVEEGVLAGGFSSAVLEFWNDRGLMRGQRIKRLGLPDHFVEHGSQLRLRELVGLRTNNIAEAMLELLGKK encoded by the coding sequence ATGGACATCACAGAGAGCCCATTGCTGGATGCTGTCAGCAGCCCGGCGCAACTGAACAAATATTCTGACGCCCAGCTTGCCCAACTGGCTGGCGAGGTGCGCAGCCGCATCATTGAAACCGTCTCCCGCAACGGCGGGCACCTTGCGCCCTCGCTGGGCGTGGTTGAGCTGACGCTGGCCCTGCTGGCGACCTTTAATGTGGAGCACGACAAGCTCATCTGGGACGTGGGGCATCAGGCCTACGCCTACAAGCTGCTGACAGGGCGCGCCAAGAATTTTCATACTCTACGGTCTTTTGGTGGCATTTCAGGCTTTCCGCGCATGGCAGAAAGCCCGTACGACCATTTCGGCGTGGGGCATTCCTCCACTTCCATTTCTGCTGCCCTGGGTATGGCCCTGGCCCGCGATCTTTCCTGTCTCAAGCACCACGTGCTGGCCGTTATCGGCGATGGCTCGCTGACGGCGGGCGAAGCCTTTGAGGGTCTGAACCTCGCGGGCCACATGGGGCGGCGGCTCATTGTGGTGCTCAACGACAATGAAATGTCCATTTCGCCCAATGTGGGCGCGCTTTCGCTGTTTTTGAGCCGCACACTTTCACAGCGCTGGGTGCGGCAAACCCGCAAGGAAGTGCTCAATTTCCTGCGTTCCATTCCGCGCATCGGCCAAAAGCTGGCCGTATACGCCATGCGCGGCGAATGGAGCTTCAAGTCGTTCTTTACGCCGGGCATGCTGTTTGAGGCTTTTCGCTTCAACTACATCGGCCCGGTGGATGGGCACGACATCACAAGCCTGCGCCGCCATCTGGAAATGGCCGCCGCCATCGAGGACGGCCCGGTGCTGCTGCATGTGCGCACCCAGAAGGGCAAGGGCTACGGCCCGGCGGAAAAAAATCCCACCCTGTACCACGGCATCGGCCTGTTCACGCCAGAAACCGGGCAGCCTGTGGCTTCCACAGCCAAGCTGCCCTCGTTCACCACGGTGTTCAGCAATACGCTGACCGAGCTTGCCGAGCATAACGACAAGATCATTGCCATCACGGCGGCCATGCCCGAAGGCACAGGCACGGACAAGTTCCGCGCGCGCTTCCCCGACCGTTTTGTGGATGTGGGCATTTGCGAGCAGCACGCCGTGACCTTTGCTGCGGGCCTTGCCAGTCAGGGCTATCGGCCCGCGCTGGCCGTGTATTCCACCTTTTTGCAGCGCTCGTACGATCAGGTTGTGCACGATGTATGCCTGCAAAACCTGCCCGTTACCTTCTGCGTGGACCGCGCAGGCCTTGTGGGCGAAGATGGCGCGACCCACCATGGCGCTTTTGATATCGCCTACCTGCGGCACATCCCCAATATAGCCATGCTGGCCCCGCGCGATGAAAATCTGCTGCGCCATAGCCTGCACACGGCTTTGTGCCATCCCGGCCCTTGCGCCCTGCGGTATCCGCGCGGCAGCGCCTTTGGCGTTGCCCCTGACGGCGCGCCCCGGCTGCTGACCCCAGGCAGGGGCGAAGTGCTGCAACAGGGCGAAGGCCTTGCGGTGATAGCCGTGGGCAACCGCGCGCATCCGGCGCTGGAAGCTGCGGCCATGGTGGAGCGTCAGACAGGGGTGAAACCCTTTGTGTTCGACCCGGTCTGGATCAAACCCTTGCCGGAAGAACAACTGGCCGAAATCGCCCAAACCTTTGACCGTATTCTTATGGTGGAAGAAGGCGTGCTGGCTGGCGGTTTTTCATCCGCAGTGCTGGAATTCTGGAATGACCGTGGCCTCATGCGCGGCCAGCGCATCAAACGCCTTGGCCTGCCCGACCATTTTGTGGAGCACGGCAGCCAGTTGCGCCTGCGCGAGCTTGTGGGCCTGCGCACCAACAATATCGCCGAGGCCATGCTGGAGCTTCTGGGAAAAAAATAG
- the queC gene encoding 7-cyano-7-deazaguanine synthase QueC, producing MNTTSPLLEQQALVIFSGGQDSATCLAWALSRFKRVLTLGFDYGQRHSVELDCRKRVREGIVALNPQWAQRMGPDTLLNLDIFRQLADTALTSDAPIEEHCANGLPNTFVPGRNLIFILHAAAWAYAKEIRHMVLGVCQSDYSGYPDCRDDSIKAMQVAINSGMDANFTLHTPLMWCSKKDAWMLARSLGGDALVNLIVEESHTCYMGQRGQRYPWGYGCGDCPACRLRAAGYAAYAEAQAACAQNPLEEEA from the coding sequence ATGAACACCACTTCTCCCCTGCTTGAACAACAGGCTCTTGTCATATTTTCCGGCGGGCAGGATTCCGCCACCTGCCTCGCATGGGCGCTCAGCCGCTTCAAACGTGTGCTGACCCTGGGCTTTGACTACGGGCAGCGTCACTCTGTGGAGCTTGACTGCCGCAAGCGCGTGCGCGAGGGCATTGTCGCCCTCAACCCGCAATGGGCGCAACGCATGGGGCCGGACACCCTGCTCAATCTCGATATTTTCCGCCAGCTGGCAGACACGGCTCTGACCTCTGACGCGCCCATTGAAGAACACTGCGCCAACGGCCTGCCCAACACCTTTGTGCCTGGCCGCAACCTCATATTTATTCTGCACGCCGCTGCCTGGGCCTATGCCAAGGAAATCCGTCACATGGTGCTGGGCGTCTGCCAGAGCGATTACTCCGGCTATCCCGACTGCCGGGACGACAGCATCAAGGCCATGCAGGTTGCCATTAACAGCGGCATGGACGCCAATTTTACGCTACACACGCCGCTCATGTGGTGCAGCAAAAAAGACGCCTGGATGCTGGCCCGCAGCCTTGGCGGCGATGCGCTGGTGAACCTGATTGTGGAAGAAAGCCACACCTGCTACATGGGCCAGCGCGGGCAGCGCTACCCCTGGGGCTATGGCTGCGGCGACTGCCCTGCCTGCCGCCTGCGCGCTGCGGGTTACGCCGCCTATGCCGAGGCGCAGGCAGCCTGCGCGCAAAACCCGCTAGAGGAAGAGGCCTGA